From Pseudomonas poae, the proteins below share one genomic window:
- a CDS encoding CitMHS family transporter, which yields MLTFLGFAMVITFMYLIMTKRLSALIALIIVPILFALFGGFAPEIGPMMLAGITKLAPTGVMLMFAILYFALMIDSGLFDPAVRKILKMVKGDPLKVSVGTAVLALVVSLDGDGATTYMICVAAMLPLYQRIGMSPRIMAGLIILAGGVMNMTPWGGPTARAASALHVDPSDIFVPMIPAMAAGVVAILVIAYMYGKRERARLGELHLQGDEIDHSEISVSQFPDARRPKLIWFNGALTFALMCTLIAGLLPLPVLFMVAFSIAMIVNYPCLQMQKDRVAAHAGSVLAVVGLIFAAGIFTGILSGTGMVDAMSKSLLAVIPDALGPYLAVITALVSMPFTFFMSNDAFYYGVLPVLAEAASHYGITAVEMARASIVGQPVHLLSPLVPSTYLLVALAGIEFGDHQRFTLKWAVLVCLCIMFAALLMGIFPLFSTL from the coding sequence ATGCTGACTTTCCTTGGCTTTGCCATGGTCATCACGTTCATGTACCTGATCATGACCAAGCGCCTGTCCGCGCTGATCGCCCTGATCATCGTGCCGATCCTGTTCGCCCTGTTTGGTGGCTTTGCACCGGAGATCGGCCCGATGATGCTCGCGGGCATCACCAAGCTTGCGCCGACGGGCGTGATGCTGATGTTCGCCATTCTCTACTTTGCCCTGATGATCGACTCCGGCCTGTTTGACCCGGCCGTGCGCAAGATCCTCAAGATGGTCAAGGGCGACCCGCTGAAGGTTTCGGTCGGCACCGCCGTGCTGGCCCTGGTGGTATCGCTCGACGGTGACGGCGCCACCACCTACATGATCTGCGTGGCCGCCATGCTGCCGCTGTACCAGCGCATCGGCATGAGCCCACGGATCATGGCCGGCCTGATCATCCTCGCCGGTGGCGTGATGAACATGACGCCCTGGGGCGGCCCGACCGCCCGTGCCGCGAGTGCACTGCATGTGGACCCATCGGACATCTTCGTACCGATGATCCCGGCCATGGCTGCCGGTGTGGTGGCAATCCTCGTGATTGCTTACATGTACGGCAAACGTGAACGCGCTCGCCTGGGCGAATTGCACCTGCAAGGCGACGAGATCGATCACAGTGAAATCAGCGTGTCGCAATTCCCGGACGCCCGCCGTCCGAAGCTGATCTGGTTCAACGGCGCCCTGACCTTCGCCCTGATGTGCACCCTGATCGCCGGCCTGTTGCCGTTGCCGGTGCTGTTCATGGTGGCGTTCAGTATCGCGATGATCGTCAACTACCCTTGCCTGCAAATGCAGAAAGACCGCGTCGCCGCCCACGCAGGCAGCGTACTGGCAGTAGTGGGGTTGATCTTCGCTGCGGGTATCTTCACCGGCATCCTGTCGGGCACCGGCATGGTCGATGCCATGTCCAAGAGCCTGCTGGCGGTCATCCCTGACGCGCTGGGTCCGTACCTGGCCGTGATCACCGCGCTGGTGAGCATGCCGTTTACCTTCTTCATGTCCAACGATGCGTTCTACTACGGCGTACTGCCGGTATTGGCCGAAGCAGCCAGCCACTACGGCATCACCGCCGTGGAAATGGCCCGTGCGTCGATCGTCGGCCAACCCGTACACTTGCTCAGCCCGCTGGTACCCTCGACCTACCTGCTGGTGGCCCTGGCCGGTATCGAATTTGGCGATCACCAGCGCTTCACCCTGAAGTGGGCAGTGCTGGTGTGCCTGTGCATAATGTTCGCCGCGTTGCTGATGGGGATTTTTCCGCTGTTCAGCACTCTATAA
- a CDS encoding Na/Pi cotransporter family protein: MLTLLNLLSAVTLLIWGTHIVRTGILRVYGSNLRQVIGQNMSKRWLAFVAGILVTAMVQSSNATAMLVTSFVGQGLMGLMPALATMLGADVGTALMARVLTFDLSWLSPLLIFLGVIFFLSRKQTRAGQLGRVGIGLGLIILALQLIVEAAGPITHAQGVKVLFASLTGDILLDALVGALFAMISYSSLAAVLLTATLAGAGVIGLHVAIGLVIGANIGSGVLAFLSTSMQNAAGRQVALGSLLYKLIGLLLIIPVLDPLVLWMDGLDYSAQGMVITFHLLYNVSRCLILLPTIGPMSRLCAWLLPEREEVNGKAKPRHLDLAALATPSLALANAARETLRLGDLIDNMLTAMQEVLRGKQTAITQEMRSLSDDVEALYSAIKLYLAQMPREDLSEQDSRRWAEIIELSINLKLAGDLIERMLRKVQQQKTSQRRQFSEVGLEELSGLHSQLIANLRLGLSVFLSADPESARQLLREKRRFRAQERRLAHAHVSRLQRKIVQSLETSSLHLELIADMKRLNSLFCSSAYVVLETSDTGALSAEDIADITHSP; the protein is encoded by the coding sequence ATGCTGACCTTGCTCAATCTGCTTTCCGCCGTGACCCTGCTTATCTGGGGCACGCACATCGTCCGTACCGGCATCCTGCGGGTCTACGGCTCCAACTTGCGTCAAGTCATCGGGCAGAACATGTCCAAGCGCTGGCTGGCGTTTGTCGCCGGTATCCTGGTGACCGCCATGGTGCAGAGCAGCAACGCCACGGCCATGCTGGTGACGTCCTTTGTCGGCCAGGGCCTGATGGGCCTGATGCCCGCCCTGGCGACCATGCTCGGCGCCGACGTCGGTACTGCCTTGATGGCGCGGGTGCTCACGTTTGACCTGTCGTGGCTGTCGCCGCTGCTGATTTTCCTCGGGGTGATCTTCTTCCTGTCACGCAAACAGACGCGGGCAGGGCAGTTGGGTCGGGTGGGGATCGGCCTCGGGCTGATCATCCTCGCCCTGCAGTTGATCGTGGAAGCTGCCGGACCGATTACCCACGCCCAGGGCGTGAAAGTGCTGTTCGCATCATTGACCGGTGACATCCTGCTCGACGCCCTGGTCGGCGCCCTGTTCGCGATGATTTCCTACTCCAGCCTGGCCGCCGTGCTGCTCACCGCCACCCTGGCCGGCGCCGGTGTGATCGGTTTGCACGTGGCAATCGGCCTGGTGATCGGCGCCAATATCGGCAGCGGCGTGCTGGCCTTCCTCAGCACCAGCATGCAAAACGCGGCCGGGCGTCAGGTGGCCCTGGGCAGCCTGTTGTACAAATTGATCGGCCTGCTGTTGATCATCCCGGTGCTCGACCCGTTGGTGCTGTGGATGGATGGCCTGGACTACAGCGCCCAAGGCATGGTCATCACCTTCCACCTGCTCTACAACGTCAGCCGCTGCCTGATCCTGCTGCCCACCATCGGCCCGATGTCGCGCCTGTGCGCCTGGCTGCTACCGGAGCGCGAGGAGGTGAACGGCAAAGCCAAGCCCCGTCATCTCGACCTCGCGGCCCTCGCCACGCCGAGCCTGGCACTGGCCAACGCTGCACGGGAAACCCTGCGCCTGGGCGACCTGATCGACAACATGCTCACCGCCATGCAGGAAGTGCTGCGCGGCAAGCAAACCGCCATCACCCAGGAAATGCGCAGCCTCAGCGATGACGTCGAAGCGCTCTACAGCGCGATCAAGCTCTACCTGGCGCAAATGCCCCGCGAAGACCTCAGCGAACAGGACAGCCGCCGCTGGGCCGAAATCATCGAGCTGTCGATCAACCTGAAGCTCGCCGGCGACCTGATCGAACGCATGCTGCGCAAAGTCCAGCAGCAAAAAACCTCCCAGCGCCGCCAATTCTCGGAAGTCGGCCTGGAAGAACTCAGCGGCCTGCACAGCCAGTTGATCGCCAACCTGCGTCTGGGCCTGTCGGTGTTCCTCAGTGCCGACCCGGAAAGCGCCCGGCAATTGCTGCGCGAGAAACGTCGCTTTCGCGCCCAGGAACGGCGCCTGGCCCATGCGCACGTCAGCCGTCTGCAGCGTAAAATCGTACAGAGCCTGGAGACCAGTTCCCTGCACCTGGAGCTGATCGCCGACATGAAACGTCTGAACTCGTTGTTTTGCAGCAGTGCTTATGTAGTGTTGGAAACGTCCGACACCGGCGCGCTCTCCGCCGAAGATATTGCCGACATCACGCATTCGCCCTGA
- a CDS encoding DUF2388 domain-containing protein, translating to MRSPLIAATLGLLLLADVAQAHTLVATSNIVVRASGRTIDFTSDTTTSIRDSKVVREAHDDAASFVASNGEIRGAQLEAAFNTLRTRLPEARDASDQTLAEAILAL from the coding sequence ATGCGTAGCCCGCTGATCGCCGCCACCCTTGGCCTGCTGTTGTTGGCCGACGTCGCCCAGGCACATACCCTGGTGGCCACCAGTAACATCGTTGTGCGTGCCTCTGGCCGTACCATTGATTTCACCTCGGACACCACCACCTCCATCCGTGACTCCAAAGTCGTGCGCGAAGCCCACGATGACGCAGCCAGTTTCGTCGCCAGCAATGGCGAAATTCGCGGCGCGCAACTGGAAGCTGCCTTTAACACCCTGCGCACCCGCCTCCCGGAAGCCCGCGATGCCAGTGACCAGACCCTAGCCGAAGCTATCCTCGCACTGTGA
- a CDS encoding NAD(P) transhydrogenase subunit alpha — translation MEELISPGIYNLIIFVLAIYVGYHVVWNVTPALHTPLMAVTNAISAIVIVGAMLAAALTVTPLGKTMGTLAVALAAVNVFGGFLVTRRMLEMFKKKAPKVKEEAPK, via the coding sequence ATGGAAGAGCTTATCTCCCCCGGTATCTACAACCTGATCATCTTTGTGCTGGCGATTTATGTCGGTTACCACGTGGTCTGGAACGTTACGCCCGCGCTGCACACGCCGTTGATGGCGGTGACCAACGCAATCTCGGCGATTGTGATAGTCGGCGCCATGCTCGCAGCGGCCCTCACGGTAACGCCACTGGGCAAGACCATGGGCACCTTGGCCGTGGCCCTGGCAGCCGTGAACGTGTTCGGCGGTTTCCTGGTGACTCGTAGGATGCTGGAGATGTTCAAGAAGAAAGCCCCGAAAGTAAAAGAAGAGGCGCCGAAGTAA
- a CDS encoding DUF1127 domain-containing protein translates to MERTLSSDLFFEEKAVNTQASLPLRVLANLMLWQRRISSRHQLARLDARLLADAGISEAQRYEELSKPFWR, encoded by the coding sequence ATGGAACGTACACTCAGTTCCGATCTGTTCTTCGAAGAAAAAGCTGTAAACACCCAGGCTTCCCTGCCTTTGCGCGTTCTCGCTAACCTGATGTTGTGGCAGCGCCGCATCTCCAGCCGCCACCAACTGGCCCGTCTGGATGCACGCCTGCTGGCTGACGCCGGTATCAGCGAAGCTCAACGCTACGAAGAGCTGAGCAAGCCGTTCTGGCGCTGA
- a CDS encoding NAD(P)(+) transhydrogenase (Re/Si-specific) subunit beta: MSMNLVTTLYLIASICFIQALKGLSHPTTSRRGNLFGMLGMALAVLTTVGLIYKLGAELATAGIGYVIVGLLVGGTAGSIMAKRVEMTKMPELVAFMHSMIGLAAVFIAIAAVVEPQSLGIVKHLGDAIPAGNRLELFLGAAIGAITFSGSVIAFGKLSGKYKFRLFQGAPVQFGGQHKLNLVLGLLTLGLGLAFMFTGNLTAFALMLALAFVLGVLIIIPIGGADMPVVVSMLNSYSGWAAAGIGFSLNNSMLIIAGSLVGSSGAILSYIMCKAMNRSFFNVLLGGFGNAPDAGAAAGSKEARPVKSGSADDATFLLTNADTVIIVPGYGLAVARAQHALKELTEKLTHRGVTVKYAIHPVAGRMPGHMNVLLAEAEVPYDQVFEMEDINSEFGQADVVLVLGANDVVNPAAKNDPNSPIAGMPILEAFKAKTIIVNKRSMASGYAGLDNELFYLDKTMMVFGDAKKVIEDMVKAVE; the protein is encoded by the coding sequence ATGAGCATGAATCTGGTTACGACGCTCTACTTGATCGCGTCGATCTGCTTTATCCAGGCCCTTAAAGGCCTGTCGCACCCGACCACGTCGCGACGCGGCAACCTGTTCGGCATGCTCGGCATGGCGCTGGCGGTGCTCACCACCGTGGGCCTCATCTATAAGCTCGGGGCTGAGCTGGCGACTGCCGGCATTGGCTACGTGATCGTCGGCCTGCTGGTCGGCGGCACTGCCGGTTCGATCATGGCCAAGCGCGTTGAGATGACCAAGATGCCGGAGCTGGTCGCATTCATGCACAGCATGATCGGCCTAGCCGCAGTGTTTATTGCGATCGCTGCCGTGGTCGAGCCGCAATCCCTGGGGATCGTCAAACACCTGGGCGACGCGATCCCAGCGGGCAACCGCCTGGAGCTGTTCCTCGGTGCAGCCATCGGTGCGATCACCTTCTCCGGCTCGGTGATTGCGTTCGGTAAGCTGTCGGGCAAGTACAAGTTCCGCCTGTTTCAGGGCGCACCGGTACAGTTCGGCGGCCAGCACAAGCTGAATCTGGTGCTTGGCCTGCTGACGCTGGGTCTGGGCCTGGCCTTTATGTTCACCGGCAATCTCACTGCCTTCGCCCTGATGCTGGCCTTGGCCTTCGTGCTGGGCGTGCTGATCATCATCCCGATCGGCGGCGCCGATATGCCGGTAGTCGTCTCGATGCTCAACAGCTACTCCGGCTGGGCGGCGGCGGGTATCGGCTTCTCGCTGAACAACTCGATGCTGATCATCGCCGGCTCCCTGGTGGGCTCGAGCGGCGCGATCCTGTCGTACATCATGTGCAAGGCGATGAACCGTTCCTTCTTTAATGTACTGCTCGGCGGTTTCGGCAATGCGCCGGATGCCGGTGCTGCGGCAGGCTCGAAAGAAGCGCGGCCGGTGAAATCCGGTTCGGCCGACGACGCCACCTTCCTGCTGACCAACGCTGACACCGTGATCATCGTCCCGGGCTACGGCCTGGCGGTGGCTCGGGCGCAACATGCGCTCAAGGAACTGACCGAGAAGCTGACCCACCGTGGCGTGACCGTGAAGTATGCGATCCACCCGGTGGCGGGCCGCATGCCTGGGCACATGAACGTGCTGCTCGCCGAGGCCGAAGTGCCTTACGACCAGGTGTTCGAGATGGAAGACATCAACTCTGAATTCGGTCAGGCCGACGTGGTGCTGGTGCTCGGCGCGAACGACGTGGTCAACCCGGCCGCGAAGAACGACCCGAACTCGCCGATTGCCGGCATGCCGATCCTGGAAGCCTTCAAGGCCAAGACCATCATCGTCAACAAGCGCTCGATGGCCAGCGGCTATGCCGGGCTGGATAACGAGTTGTTCTACCTGGACAAGACCATGATGGTCTTCGGTGATGCCAAGAAGGTCATCGAAGACATGGTCAAAGCCGTCGAATAA
- a CDS encoding DUF2388 domain-containing protein, with product MSRLRLLSAAALLALAANANASSFIVTTDSIVGALKATSDASSDATSSLRDNKVVRAARDDAASFVASEGAIRGVKLESALAQIRQQAPQLNTATDAQLAQAILTI from the coding sequence ATGTCCCGTCTTCGTCTGCTAAGTGCTGCAGCCTTGCTGGCCCTGGCTGCCAACGCCAACGCGAGCAGCTTCATCGTGACCACCGACTCCATCGTCGGCGCACTGAAAGCCACTTCCGACGCCAGCTCAGACGCTACCTCGTCGCTGCGTGACAACAAGGTCGTGCGCGCCGCCCGTGACGACGCCGCCAGCTTTGTCGCCAGTGAAGGCGCCATCCGTGGCGTGAAGCTGGAAAGCGCGCTGGCCCAGATCCGCCAGCAAGCGCCGCAACTGAACACCGCGACTGACGCGCAGCTGGCCCAGGCCATCCTGACCATCTGA
- a CDS encoding acetyl-CoA hydrolase/transferase family protein codes for MYRDRIRLPSLLNKVMSAADAAALIEDGMTVGMSGFTRAGEAKAVPHALAERAKTSPLKITLMTGASLGNDLDKQLTEAGVLSRRMPFQVDSTLRKAINAGEVMFIDQHLSETVEQLRNNQLKLPDIAVIEAVAITEQGHIVPTTSVGNSASFAIFAKQVIVEINLAHNPNLEGLHDIYIPTYRPTRTPIPLVKVDDRIGSTAIPIPPEKIVAIVITHQADSASTVTPPDADTQGIANHLINFLKQEVDAGRMTNKLGPLQAGIGNIANAVMCGLIESPFEDLTMYSEVLQDSTFDLIDAGKLSFASGSSITLSERRNADVFGNLEHYKDKLVLRPQEISNHPEVVRRLGIIGINTALEFDIYGNVNSTHVCGTRMMNGIGGSGDFARNAHLAIFVTKSIAKNGAISSVVPMVSHVDHTEHDVDILVTEVGLADLRGLAPRERARVIIDNCVHPAYRDALNRYFESACAIGGHTPHILREALSWHINLEETGHMLKA; via the coding sequence ATGTACCGTGATCGTATCCGCTTGCCTTCGTTGTTGAACAAGGTCATGAGCGCGGCAGACGCCGCCGCACTGATCGAGGACGGCATGACCGTCGGCATGAGCGGCTTCACCCGTGCCGGTGAAGCCAAGGCCGTCCCCCACGCCCTGGCCGAGCGCGCCAAGACTTCGCCGCTGAAAATCACCCTGATGACCGGCGCCAGCCTGGGCAATGACCTGGACAAGCAACTGACTGAAGCCGGTGTGCTGTCCCGCCGCATGCCATTCCAGGTCGACAGTACCTTGCGCAAGGCGATCAACGCCGGCGAAGTGATGTTTATTGACCAGCACTTGTCGGAAACCGTCGAGCAACTGCGCAACAACCAGCTCAAGCTGCCGGACATCGCCGTGATCGAAGCCGTTGCGATCACCGAGCAAGGGCACATCGTACCGACCACCTCCGTGGGTAACTCGGCCAGCTTCGCGATTTTCGCCAAGCAGGTGATCGTTGAGATCAACCTGGCGCACAACCCGAACCTCGAAGGGTTGCATGACATCTATATCCCGACTTACCGGCCGACCCGCACGCCGATTCCGCTGGTCAAGGTCGATGACCGCATTGGCAGCACCGCGATCCCGATCCCGCCGGAAAAAATCGTCGCCATTGTGATCACCCATCAGGCTGACTCCGCCTCCACCGTGACGCCGCCGGATGCCGACACCCAAGGCATCGCCAATCACCTGATCAACTTCCTCAAGCAGGAAGTGGACGCCGGGCGCATGACCAACAAGCTTGGCCCGCTGCAGGCCGGGATCGGCAACATCGCCAACGCGGTGATGTGCGGCCTGATCGAGTCGCCGTTCGAAGACCTGACCATGTATTCGGAAGTACTGCAGGACTCAACGTTCGACCTCATTGACGCCGGCAAACTGAGTTTCGCCTCGGGCAGCTCGATCACCTTGTCGGAGCGGCGCAATGCCGACGTATTCGGCAACCTGGAACACTACAAGGACAAGCTGGTTCTGCGCCCGCAGGAAATTTCCAACCACCCTGAAGTGGTGCGCCGGCTCGGGATCATTGGTATCAACACTGCGCTGGAGTTCGACATTTACGGCAACGTCAACTCGACCCATGTGTGCGGCACACGGATGATGAACGGCATTGGCGGCTCCGGGGATTTTGCGCGCAATGCGCACCTGGCGATCTTCGTCACCAAGTCGATTGCTAAGAACGGTGCGATTTCCAGCGTGGTGCCGATGGTCAGCCATGTGGACCACACCGAGCATGACGTCGACATCCTCGTGACCGAAGTCGGCCTGGCCGACCTGCGTGGCCTGGCGCCACGGGAACGGGCTCGGGTAATCATCGACAACTGTGTGCACCCGGCGTACCGCGACGCACTTAACCGGTACTTCGAATCCGCCTGCGCCATCGGCGGCCACACCCCGCACATCCTGCGCGAAGCACTGAGTTGGCACATCAACCTGGAAGAAACCGGGCATATGCTCAAGGCGTGA
- a CDS encoding DUF4105 domain-containing protein produces MRRLVAWLLAGTVLLCGGAAQASLQLRLKTDGLSPAEQQASQALLDEAMRSLPPRFIEQLDRRIDVGWTDKMPENAYGQASLVSELDLNRNLLASLTDGSAATQKTNRPHGTVRREMLATVLHELTHIYDRARLWSKDERALINRCSRQNNITGLIGLPDQCRGQNDRRFTLSDDPRLLDLAGWPQYVGRRGEREQHNHQVARSPDIYETTSPLEFVAVNMEYFLLDPSYACRRPALFRYYKEHFGWAPPEQDTCEKTYAFLNAGNDFAKTPLGHVDPERVYEIDYLLAEANQNLVSRWGHSMLRLVICAPGRPRGPDCRLDLDQHLVLSYRAFVGDVQLSSWDGLVGKYPSRLFVLPLAQVIDEYTKTELRGLASVPLKLTRQEINDTVEHAAEMHWSYDGNYFFISNNCAVESLKLLRSGSANPQLTGLDNITPNGLLEVLQARGLADTSVLNDKREALRMGYHFDSFRERYQAMFDVLRKHLPIKQTQVEDWLSLSAEERRQWFAQADLRTSAALLLLEQASFRKQLMLAQDEVKQRYLGARELKNGGMEKANATLQQILANSGFLSRPAELLGSGGYGLPQPSESKRLESESAERQKQLQSLTGELDKEVRALLEPSRAAEIAACEANLKQVGEHLRALHKAAGGLELP; encoded by the coding sequence GTGAGGCGCCTTGTCGCCTGGCTGCTGGCCGGGACTGTGCTGCTGTGTGGCGGCGCGGCCCAGGCCAGCCTGCAACTGCGGCTCAAGACCGATGGCTTGAGCCCGGCTGAACAGCAGGCCAGCCAGGCATTGCTCGATGAAGCGATGCGCTCGTTACCGCCGCGCTTTATCGAGCAGCTCGACCGGCGTATCGACGTCGGCTGGACCGACAAGATGCCCGAGAACGCCTACGGCCAAGCCTCGCTGGTGTCCGAACTGGACCTCAACCGCAATCTGCTCGCCAGCCTGACCGACGGCAGCGCCGCCACCCAGAAAACCAATCGCCCCCACGGCACTGTGCGCCGGGAAATGCTTGCCACCGTGCTGCATGAACTGACCCACATCTATGACCGTGCACGTTTATGGTCCAAGGACGAGCGCGCGCTGATCAATCGCTGCAGCCGCCAGAACAACATCACCGGCCTGATCGGCCTGCCCGATCAATGCCGTGGCCAGAACGACCGTCGCTTTACCCTCAGTGACGACCCGCGCCTGCTGGACCTCGCCGGCTGGCCCCAATATGTCGGCCGTCGCGGCGAACGCGAACAGCACAATCACCAGGTCGCACGCAGCCCGGACATCTACGAAACCACCAGCCCGCTGGAGTTCGTGGCAGTCAACATGGAGTACTTTCTTCTTGACCCAAGCTACGCCTGCCGTCGCCCCGCGCTGTTCCGCTACTACAAGGAACACTTCGGGTGGGCGCCGCCTGAGCAAGACACCTGCGAAAAGACTTACGCGTTTCTCAACGCCGGTAACGATTTCGCCAAGACCCCGCTGGGCCATGTCGACCCGGAGCGGGTCTACGAAATCGACTACCTGCTCGCCGAAGCCAACCAGAACCTGGTGAGCCGTTGGGGTCACAGCATGTTGCGCCTGGTGATCTGCGCGCCCGGTCGCCCGCGTGGCCCGGATTGCCGGCTGGACCTGGACCAACACCTGGTGCTGTCCTATCGCGCCTTCGTCGGTGACGTACAGCTGTCGAGCTGGGACGGCCTGGTAGGCAAATACCCGTCGCGCCTGTTTGTACTGCCGCTGGCTCAGGTGATTGACGAGTACACCAAGACCGAACTACGCGGCCTGGCCTCAGTGCCCCTGAAACTCACACGTCAGGAAATCAACGACACTGTCGAACATGCCGCCGAAATGCATTGGAGCTATGACGGCAACTATTTCTTCATTTCCAACAACTGCGCAGTGGAAAGCCTGAAACTGCTGCGCAGCGGCAGCGCCAACCCGCAACTGACCGGGCTGGACAACATCACCCCCAATGGCCTGCTCGAAGTGCTTCAAGCCCGTGGCCTGGCCGACACCAGCGTACTGAATGACAAGCGCGAGGCGCTGCGCATGGGTTATCACTTCGACTCCTTCCGCGAGCGCTATCAGGCGATGTTCGATGTGTTGCGCAAACATTTGCCGATCAAACAGACCCAAGTCGAAGACTGGCTGTCCCTCAGCGCCGAAGAGCGCCGCCAGTGGTTTGCCCAGGCCGACCTGCGCACCAGCGCCGCGCTGTTGCTGTTGGAGCAGGCGAGCTTTCGCAAACAGCTGATGCTGGCTCAGGACGAAGTCAAACAGCGCTACCTCGGTGCCCGCGAGCTGAAGAACGGCGGCATGGAGAAGGCCAACGCCACGCTGCAACAGATTCTTGCCAACAGCGGCTTCCTCAGTCGCCCCGCGGAACTGCTGGGCAGCGGCGGCTACGGCCTGCCCCAGCCGTCAGAGTCCAAACGCCTGGAATCGGAAAGCGCCGAGCGCCAGAAGCAGCTGCAATCGCTCACCGGCGAGCTGGATAAAGAGGTGAGGGCGCTGCTCGAGCCTTCCCGCGCCGCCGAAATCGCCGCCTGCGAAGCCAACCTCAAGCAGGTGGGTGAGCATTTGCGGGCGCTGCATAAGGCCGCGGGTGGTCTCGAACTGCCCTGA
- a CDS encoding DUF2388 domain-containing protein, translating to MAFSYRLLIAPVLFFAGWSPMASAFDLTTQSTVASAYATSKVTSAPFDRKVVMAAQDDAAAFVATDGQWRGARLESALDYLRRTQPKLNASDLELAQAILVQ from the coding sequence ATGGCTTTTTCATACCGCCTGTTAATCGCCCCTGTGTTGTTTTTCGCCGGTTGGTCGCCCATGGCGTCGGCCTTTGACCTGACCACCCAGAGTACAGTCGCGAGCGCGTATGCCACCAGCAAGGTGACTTCCGCGCCCTTCGACAGAAAAGTAGTGATGGCCGCCCAGGATGATGCTGCTGCGTTTGTCGCCACAGACGGCCAGTGGCGGGGGGCACGGCTGGAGTCCGCGCTGGATTATCTGCGCCGCACCCAGCCAAAACTTAACGCCAGCGACCTTGAACTGGCACAGGCAATTCTCGTCCAATAA